Proteins found in one Quercus robur chromosome 2, dhQueRobu3.1, whole genome shotgun sequence genomic segment:
- the LOC126713425 gene encoding late embryogenesis abundant protein At1g64065-like — translation MAQKTNQQVNPLGPESKEPRSDEESGSKTSAEELKRKKRIKLAIYIAAFAVFQTIVILVFALIVMRVKTPKVRLGNDVTFHNVTTGNSTSPSFDINFTTQLRVKNANFGPYKYDSTIATFMYKGVTAGQVTIPKGKAGLRSTKKVGVTLNVNSKDLPSSANLAGDLKSGLLVLNSHAKLSGKVELMFIMKKKKSVEMNCTMTINLSSKEIHSMICE, via the coding sequence ATGGCGCAGAAAACAAACCAACAAGTGAACCCTTTGGGACCAGAAAGTAAGGAGCCTAGAAGTGATGAAGAGTCTGGCTCTAAAACATCTGCAGAGGAGCTCAAGCGAAAGAAAAGGATCAAATTGGCCATATATATTGCTGCTTTTGCTGTGTTCCAAACCATAGTCATCTTGGTTTTTGCACTCATTGTAATGCGTGTTAAGACTCCAAAAGTCAGGTTGGGCAATGATGTTACATTCCACAACGTGACCACTGGCAACTCAACATCACCTTCCTTTGATATAAACTTCACAACCCAATTGAGGGTTAAGAATGCAAACTTTGGTCCTTATAAATATGATAGCACCATTGCCACATTCATGTACAAGGGTGTGACTGCAGGGCAAGTCACTATTCCTAAGGGTAAGGCTGGGCTGCGTTCGACCAAAAAAGTTGGTGTCACACTAAATGTGAATTCAAAGGACTTGCCAAGTTCTGCCAATCTTGCAGGTGACTTAAAAAGTGGGTTGTTGGTGCTAAACAGCCATGCCAAGCTTAGTGGGAAAGTGGAATTGATGTTtataatgaaaaagaagaagtctgTCGAAATGAACTGCACCATGACTATCAATTTATCATCAAAGGAGATCCACTCTATGATTTGCGAGTGA